One window of Acropora palmata chromosome 1, jaAcrPala1.3, whole genome shotgun sequence genomic DNA carries:
- the LOC141877224 gene encoding uncharacterized protein LOC141877224, producing MNEVGCTSGIGWPVSLKLFECGGNVYFDCQAVLDLCGIERQIKKHGFKFIDKFLLDNGIPNSFIYSKNQRSRELISYSAVIMLVIRYQGTENKADELRKFLLKPLLLPPALLQQSSTCTTSTTSPTVVLSTLNESPSTPARNCQPPTLACHSPAVTRNLSAVLSSVPNVLSSTCPSTLVGGPIHSTVEESLLLVLLCNV from the exons ATGAATGAAGTGGGATGTACAAGTGGCATTGGCTGGCCTGTCTCATTAAAGCTTTTTGAATGTGGAGGGAATGTTTACTTTGACTGCCAGGCTGTCCTTGACCTTTGTGGAATCGAGAGGCAGATTAAAAAACATGGCTTCAAGTTTATTGACAAGTTTCTTCTAGACAATG gCATTCCAAACAGCTTCATCTATAGTAAAAACCAAAGGAGTAGGGAACTCATCAGCTATTCTGCAGTTATTATGTTGGTGATTAGGTACCAAGGAACAGAAAATAAGGCAGATGAATTGAGAAAATTCCTTTTAAAGCCACTTCTACTGCCCCCAGCATTACTGCAACAGTCTTCTACATGTACTACATCCACAACTTCACCTACTGTTGTGTTATCAACTCTCAATGAATCACCTTCAACTCCAGCGAGGAACTGTCAGCCTCCAACCTTGGCCTGTCATTCTCCAGCTGTAACAAGGAATCTATCTGCTGTGCTGTCATCTGTTCCTAATGTATTGTCTTCAACTTGTCCTTCAACTTTAGTTGGAGGTCCCATACATTCAACAGTGGAAGAAAGTTTGCTTCTCGTCCTCTTGTGCAACgtgtga